The sequence CCGGCTTCCGGCGGGTGCTCACCGGCAGCATGGCAGGCGCCATCCTGGAGTGGTACGACTTCGCGATCTACGGCGTGCTCGCCGCCACCGTGCTCGGCCCGCTGTTCTTCCCCGGTGAGGACGGCATCACCAAGTTGCTGCTCGCACTCGCCACACAGGGCCTCGGGTTCGTGGCGAGGCCGTTGGGCGGCATCGTGTTCGGCCACCTCGGCGACCGCTTCGGCCGCAAGCCCATGCTGGTCGTGACCTTCCTGCTGCTGGGAACGGCCACCGCCGCCATCGGTGTCCTCCCGACCTACCACGACGTCGGCATCACCGCGACGGTCCTGCTCGTGGCACTGCGACTGGTGCAGGGCTTCGCTCTCGGCGGCGAGTTCGGCGGCGCGGTGCTCCTCGTGAGCGAGTACGGCGAACCGAAGCGGCGCGGGTTCTGGGCCGCATGGCCACAGGCCGGAGCTCCGGCAGGCACGGTGCTGGCCACCGCGATGATCACCGTGCTGGCTCTGACCACAAGCGACGCGGCGTTCGAGTCGTGGGGCTGGCGAGTGGCGTTCCTGTTCGCGCTCCCGCTGCTGATCATCGGCTTCTGGATCCGCAAGGGTGTGGAGGAGTCTCCGGTGTTCCGCGAGGCTCAGTCGCACATCGCGCCGCAGACGCAGGAGAAGAAGAAGTCGAGCATCCTGCTCGCGCTGTCCCGCCCACGGCAGGTGCTGCATGGCCTGGGCATGCGATTGGGCGAGAACATCGCGTTCTACATCTACACGACGTTCGTCATCGCCTACGCGACCTCCTTCTTCGGGTTCGCCCGAGGGGACGTCGTACTCGCCGTCACCTTCGCATCGGTGTTCCAGTTCGTCGGCATGATCGGCGGAGGTGCGTGGTCCGACCGCGTCGGGCGTAAGACGGCGATGCTCGTGCCGACGGCCGTGCTGATCGCGTGGGCACCGATCTTCTTCTGGCTCGTGCACTTCGAAAGCGTCCCGTTGCTGTGGATCGGCGTGTGCGTCGGTGCGTTCTTCCACGGCATGCTCGCCGGTCCGGAAGCCGCGTGGATCACCGAACTCTTCCCGACGCGTTACCGCTACGCGGGTGCCTCGCTGGTGTTCCAGGGCTCGTCGATCATCGCGGGCGCTCCCGCGCCGTTCATCGCCGTGTGGCTCATCGAGAACTTCGGTGTCGGCATGGTGATCGGCTACCTCGCGGTGACGATGGCGATCACGTTCGTGGCCGTGGCCACGAGCAAGGAGACGAAGGGCGTCGATCTGAACGCGGTGAAGTAGCTGTCACGACCGCGACCCGAGAGACGTCGAGGGCCGCCTTCCCGTGCGGGGAGGCGGCCCTCGACGTGTGAGGTGGGAGGAGGGAAACGGCCCTCCCGGTCAGTTGCGGCCCCTGACGTCGAACTGATGCCGGTTCGTGATCAGCTTGTTGAGCAGCATGATCAGGATGCGCTGCTCGGTTCCGGTCAGCACACTCGTCCACTCGTGCTCGCGCTCGTTGTGCGCGCGGAAGACCTCCACGATCTCCTTGTGCCCCTGCTCCGTCAGCGACAGCCGCACGGAGCGGCCGTCCCGCGCGTCGGGGCTCCGGTCGAGCAGCCCGTCGGCCACCAGCGTCTTCGCCAGGTTCGACACGGCCGCCCTGCTCATGCCCGTCAGCACGGCCGCCCTCTTCGGTTCGAGCGGCCCCGCCAGCCACGTCACGAACAACAGCCGGAACGCCGACCACGACAGGCCGTGCGGGCGGTGCACCGCGGCCTCGAGATCGTAGGTGACGATGTTGGACGCGCGGTTGAGCGTCAGCAGCACCTCGGTGGCCAGTTGATGGCGGAAGCCGTACTCGCCCGCGAGGCGCTGGTTGGCGAGTTCGACGAACGACCAGAAATCGAGGTCGTGCGCGGACTGCGGCTGCTCGCCGGCTTCGCGGTCCCGGTCGTCGTCGGTCATGCCCACACTGTAGAGATTCCCGGTCCGAACGGAACCCACGATCGACGCCGGATACGGGTGTTCACGGCTGCCCGGCGCGGAGGGTCCACGGGTCGGTACACCGCGTTGACACCCGCACCTCGATGTCGCCGACCTGCCTGATCACCTCAGCGGCCTGCTCGCACCACGGCCACTCGCTGGCCCAGTGGGTGAGGCCGACGAGGGCGGGACCACCCCGTTCGAGATGTTCACCGGCGGGGTGGTGACGCAGGTCGGCCGTGACGTAGACGTCCACGCCCGCCGCCGTGGCCTCGGCGAGATAGCTGTCCCCCGCACCGCCGGACACCGCCACCGTCCGCACGAGCCGATCCGGATCTCCCGCGCCGAGCACGCCCGGCCGCGTCGCGGGCAGCGCCGCGCCGACGCGACGCACGAACTCCGCGAACGGCACCGCCTCGGGCAATTCCCCGATCCTCCCGATACCCGTCAAACCCGGTCCCTCGGCGTGCGGCGCGAGTGGCCGGAGCACCCGCACCCCGATGCGCTCGGCGAGCGCGTCCGAGACTCCCGGCACCGCGGAATCGGCGTTGGTGTGGGCGCAGAACAGGGCAGCGTGTGCCCGCACGAGGCGATGCACGAGCCTGCCCTTGGCCGTGTCGGTGCCCACGCCGTGGACGCCGCGCAGCAACAGCGGATGGTGTGCCACCACGAGCTGGGCACCCCACTCCAGTGCCTCGTCCACCGTGGCCGTCACCGGATCGACGCACACCAGCACCCGCTCGACCCCGTCGGCGGGGTCTCCGCACACCAGGCCAACGGCGTCCCACGACTCGGCGAGGTCACGCGGGTAGGCCGCGTCGAGAGCGGCGATCACATCGGACACTGTCGAAGCCATGCCGTGATCCTCCCAAACGCGCTCAGCACCGTGCTCCGCGTGCCCTCGACATCGTGTAGAGGTGGTGAACAAGCGTGATCAGCACCTGCTTGGCCGAATCGCGCTCACGCGCGTCGCAGTCAACCACCGGCACCGTGTCACCGACGGACAGTGCCTCGCGCAGCTCGTCGAGACCGTGTGCTGTGCCGGGGAAGTTGTTGCGGGCCACGACGAACGGCATGCCGAACTGCTCAAGCCGGTCGATGGCGTACCAGGAGTCCTCGATCCGCCTCGTGTCCACCAGCACGACGGCACCCAGCGTTCCCGCGAAGAGGCGATCCCACAGGAACCAGAACCGCCGCTGCCCCGGCGCGCCGAACAGGTACAGCACCAGCTCGTCGGTCAGCGAGACCCGGCCGAAGTCGAACGCCACCGTCGTGCGCAGCTTCCCCGCCACCCCCGCGGTGCTGTCAACGCCCCTACCTGCCTCGGTCATAGTCTCCTCTGTGGACAGCGGCCTTATCTCGCTGACCGAGCGCACCAGAGTGGTCTTCCCCGCACCGAAACCGCCGACGATGACGATCTTCGTGCCGTCCTTCACCGTGCTGCGCAGAGGTGTGCGGGTGGAGCGCGTGCCGAACACGGCTCGCTCAGAGGTTGCGAAGTCCGACAAGGACCTTCTCCAGGAACGCGGGATCGGGAAGCTGATCGGCGGCACGCGGCGCGGAGGGGTGGCGGACCGTGACCGCGCCCGTTGCCACGAGGTCGGCGACGAGGATCTTGACGACGCTGACGGGCAGGCCCAGCTCGGCCGCCACCTCGACCACGGCCGTGGGATCGGCACACAGCGACAGGATGCGGGTGTACTCGGACTGCATGCCGGGCTCCGGCTCGCGCTCGCTCACGACCAGCGTGACGAGGTCCATGCCGGCCGCCTCTCCCCTGCTCCGCCCGCTGGTGATCGTGTAGAGCCGGTCGGGCCGGTCGTGGGCGGTGTCGATGCCGGTGGTCATGCCGGCTGACCGCTGCGCCTGCGGTGCCGGGGCGGAGCGGTGAGGAACGCCCCGATCTGCTCCACCAGCTCGTTCATCTTGTGCCCCACGAGCCCGACGTCCGCGTTCTCCCTCGCCACCACAGCGAGGTGGGCGCCCTCCCCTGCCTCCACCACGAAGAGCAGACCGCCGTGGAACTCGGTCATGGACTGCCGCACACCTCCCGAGCCGTCGCCGAACTCGGCGGAAGCACTCTGCGCCAGCGCCTGCACCCCGGCCGCGATCGCGGCGAGCTGGTCAGCCTTGTCGATCCCGAGATTGCGTGTGTGGCAGAGCTTCAACCCATCGCGCGAGAGCACCAGTGCGTGGCGTGCTCCCGGGGTCTGCTCCAGCAGGCTCTGCAGGAACCATTCGAGACTCTGATCTGTGGTGCTCATGGTCGAGTTCCCTCAGTCGGCTGTGGTCGGTGGGGTGTTCGGTCGCACGGCGCTGCGGAAGGCACTGAACCGGGCGCCCGCATCGGCACGCGGCTTGACCTCCACCCGCTGCCTCGCCCTCGGAGGCGGCGACGTGACGAGCGTCTGCCCACGGCGGCGCTTGGGCAGGCGGGCCGCCTGGGATGCCGACTGGGCGTCGGCGACGGGACGGCGACGCACCGTCGGCTCGTCCTCGGGGCACGGCTTTGTGATCAGGGTCGCCGGGATGCGCAGCACCACGCTGACCCCGCCGCGCGGAGACCGGCGGAACCGGACCCGCAACTGGTGCTTGCGCGCGAGCCGCCCGACGACCGCGAGGCCGAGCCGGGTTCCCGAGAGCGCGGCGAGATCGAGGGGCTCCGTGGTGGACACGGCCAACTCGGCGCGTTCGAGGGCGTGCGGCTTCATGCCGATCCCGGCGTCCTCCACGATCACGACAACGCCCGACGAGAGCTGTTCGACGTACACGTGCACGTCCTCAGACGGCTTGGAGAACTTCGTGGCGTTGTCCATCAGCTCGGCCAGCACGTGCATCACATCCTCAGCCGCGTAGCCGACGACGGCGGCCGTGCAGGCGGAATGCAGCCGGACTCGCTGGTAGGCGCTGATCCTTCCCATAGCACCGCGCAGGATGCTCTCCATGATGATCGGCCTCGTCCACCGCCGTCCCGTCCTGGCACCGGTGAGCACCGCGATACTGTCGGCCAGCCTGCCTGCCTGGGACGTGCAGTGATCGAGTTTGAGCAGGTCGCCCAGCACGTCCTCGTCGTGCCGGTACTCCATCTCGCGGAGATCGGCCAGCATGCCGATGGCGATGGCCTGCACCCGGCCCGCCGCATTGGCGCACGCGGCCATGGCAGCTTCCCGCTGCCGCTCGCTCACGTCCAGCTCTTTCGTGAAGACGTGCACGATACGCTCGTAGAATTCATTCGAATGATTCGACAATTCAGCCTTTACGGTGTCGATCGACGCGCCTTCTCGTAATCGGCGTGCGGCGAGTGGAAGGGTTTCGTCAGCCAGTAGGGTGAGTTCGGTTTCCCGCTTTTCGGCGCGCTGCTGCACATCCTGTAGTTCCGCGCAGTGCACGGCCGCCACGAACGTCGCCGCGCACAGCAACGCCAGCGCGACACCACCCACGAGGAGGATCGGAAGCCGTTGTGACGAGGGCGTTTCGGCGCAGGCCCACACCCAGAGACAGCCCGTGATGACGACCGATGCGGCCAGCGCGAGCAAGGCCCTGCCGTTCGGCGAATCCGGTGTGAGCGCACGGAGTGCATGCGACGGGGAAATGGGAGCCCCCCAGTGTGCTAGGTGTGCTTGACATTCTCTGAACGAAGCCGGCAGCGGAAGTTCCGATTTCCCGAATGCCGACGAGACCGGCAGCTTAGTCGAGCCGTTCCGCACCTGCCACCGGACCGACTCGCGCAGGGACCCGATTTCCCCCGAACCGATTGCCGAAGCGCCTTTCCCCACCGGCACCGCCTCCCATGGCGCGGGGGACACTGGGTGTATGGCCGACCGCACCCGCCACTCCCGCCAAGGAGCGAACTCGCCGACCAGCATCGTCTTCGTGTGCACCGGCAACATCTGCCGCTCACCGATGGCCGAGATCGTGTTCCGCCACCGCCTCACCGAGCACGGGCTCTCCGAGACTGTGATCGTCCGCAGCGCAGGCATCGGCGACTGGCACGTCGGTGAACCGGCCGATCCCCGGGCCAGGGCCATCCTGAGGGCTGGCGGCTACCCCGTGCGGCATGTCGCTGCCCAGATCGGTCCCGGCCACCTGACCGCCGACCTGCTGCTCGCCGCCGACCAGGGACACCTGAACCACCTGCGGCCCCTCGTCGGCGACCCGGCCAGGCTGCGCCTGCTGCGCAGCTTCGATCCCACCGCGCCCGACGGCGCCGAGGTACCCGACCCGTACTACGGGGGCGACGACGGCTTCGCCGAGGTCCTCGCCATGATCGAGAGGGCGGTGGACGGGCTGCTCGGCTGGGTGCGTGACCGGTGAGCGACCACGAGGTCCTGCGGGCCGCGCAGCGGCACACCGGGGTGCGGGCCGCTCACGAGCGGCCGCTCTCAGGAGAGGCCACCGTGGTCACCCTGCGGGACGGCCGCGAGGTCGTCGTCAAGCACGGGCCGGGCCCCGGCGCTGCTGTGGCGGAGGCCTCGGGACTGCGGTGGCTGGCAGAGCACGGTGATGTGCCGATCCCCGAGGTCCACGGCGCCGACGACGACTGGCTGGTGATCGACTACATTCCGCGGGGACGGCCCACCGTGGAGGCTGCGGAGACATTCGGGCGCGGGCTGGCGGCCCTGCACCTGCGGCAGGCCCCCGCATTCGGCTCCGCCCCGCCCGGGGGCCGCACCGACGCCTGGATCGGGCACGCCCGCATGCGCAACGAACCACACGACGACTGGCCCTCCTTCTACGCCCGCTGCCGGGTGGAGCCGTACGTGCGCCAGGCAGTGGATCGTGGGCTGTTCTCAGCCGGTGAGGCCGCCGTGTTCGATGAGGTGTGCGGCAGGCTTCCCGCACTGGCCGGAGCGGGCGAACCGCCGTCCCGGCTGCACGGCGACGCCTGGAGCGGCAATGTCCACTGGGGTGCGGACGACCGCGTGTGGCTGCTCGATCCCGCCGCGCACGGTGGACATCGGGAGACCGACCTCGCCATGCTCCGCCTCTTCGGGACGCCGCTGCTCGACCACGTGCTCGGCGCGTACCGGGAGGCCGCCGAGGACCTCGGCCGTCCCCTCGCCCCCTGCGACGAACAGAGGGTGCCCCTGCACCAGCTCTTCCCGCTCCTCGTGCACACCGTCCTGTTCGGCGGCGGTTACGCGAGCAAGGCGCGCAGCGCCGCCCACGCGGCGTTGCGGGCACCCGGTTAGCGAGGGTCGCCCTCGCCCTACCCGCGTACCCCTGTCGGAACAGCGGTCCGCCGGTCCGCATACCGTGGTGGACGTGCGCTGGAAATTGCTGCTCCAGCCGGGTTGGCTGGCGCTCACGCTCGTCGTGTTCGGGTTCGCCGTGACCTGCTACACGGTGCTCGCGCCGTGGCAGTTCGACCGTCACGCCGAGCGCCAGGCGCAGAACGACGCCGTCTCGACGTCGTTCGGGCAACAGCCACGCCCGCTGGACGAGGTACTGCCGGAAGGGCAGCGGCCGGGGCGGGGAACCGAGTGGCGCAGGGTGCTGGTCGAGGGCACCTACCTGCCCGAGCACGAGGTCATCGCCAGGCTGAGGACCGTGCAGGGCGAACCGGCTTTCGAGGTGCTGACGCCACTGCTGACGTCCTCGGGAAGGGTGGTTCTGGTCGATCGGGGCTACGTTCGGCCCGTGGACGGTGATGTGCCGCCGTTTGCCGCGCCACCCGGCGGCACGGTCGTCGTCGAGGCCAGGATTCGCGGCGACGAGATCGACCCGCAGGGCCGGGCCGCGTTCGCCGACGCCTCCACCCAGGGCAGGCTGCACGCCTACGCCGTCAATTCCCGCACCGTCGCCGACGCGACCGGCCTCGACATCTCGGCGGGCTACGTGCAGCTCACCGAGGGGCAGCCGGGAGTTCTCGGTGCACTGCCGCTGCCCGTGCTCGAAGCGGGCCCCTACTTCTCCTACGCGCTCCAGTGGATCGCGTTCGGCACGATGGTGATCCTCGGGTGGGGCTACTTCACCGTCAGGGAGCTGAAGCCAGGAGGGGCGCTGTCCGGGGACGGCCAGGGTGGCGCTCGTCGCAAGTCGGTGGCCGAACTGCTGGCCGAGGACGAGAACGGAACCAGTGACAAGGACGACGAGCGGGATCCGGAGAGCACTGTCGGCACCGGTGGACACTCCGGCACCGACGTCTCGCGGCGCTAACCCGGAGGAAGCGCACGAGCCCGTGGGGGCAGTGCTGGCCATGGTGCCTGCACTCCGCGCCCGCGCATCTGATCGGCGTAACACGAGCACCGGGCGGTGACCCCCTGCGGCTTTGATCGCGCGAGCGGAAGACCGGCACCGACCGGGGTGCCGCCCGCTTCAGCCCCGGCGCCCGCGACGCACGGCCGGCAGCAGGGCGGCGGCGGCCGAGGTGGCACCGGCGAGCCAGCCCACCACGCGGGACAGCTCGACCGCCCTGGTGACGTGGCCCGCGTCGGGATTGCGCCCCTCGCCGAGCACGGGCAGCTCCCGGACCCCGTCCGGGTACACCGTGCGCCCGCCGAGCCGGATCTCCAGCGCGCCTGCGTAGGCGGCGACGACCCGGCCCGAGTTCGGGTCGGGGTGCAGCACCGTGTCCCTCCGCAAGGCCCGCCACGCGCCACCGGCCGACCCGCCGACGACCGGGGCTCCTGCCACGGTCAACGCGGCCGTCACGCGGGTGGGCAGCAGATTCATCGCCGTGTCGAGGCATGCGGCGGGAAGTCCGAACCGCCGACTTCCCCCGCCTTCGGTGGCCACCCTGCCGACCACGCCTGCAGCGCGCGACGCGAGCAGACCGGGCATCCCCGCGAGCGCGCCCCACAGCAGGGGCGCGACCACCGTGTGGGACGTGTTGTGCGCGACGGCCTCCACCGAGGCCCGCGCCAGCCCCACCGTGTCGAGATCCTGCGAGCGGCGTGAATCCCAGAGCGCCAGGGTCTGGCGGGTGGCGTTGCCGTCGCCCGTCTCCAACTGCCGGGCCAGCGCCGTGCCGTCGGTGGCGAGGCGGGCTCCCCCGAGCACCGCCCAGGTGCCCGCGGCGGTGGTGACAGCGCTCAGCAACGGGCGGCCTCGGGCAACGCGTTCGAGGGCGGTTCCCGCCAGCACAGCCGCGCCTGCCACCACGCCGACGTGCACCGCACCGGCGAGCTGACCGTCCGACGGCAGCCGTCCACGCACTCCCCGTGCGACCTTCTCGATCGTGGCGTCAGCCCGCCCTCGCACCGACTCGCCGACCATCGCGTCGGCCATGACGCCCAGCAGCAGTCCCACAGCCCGCGCCGCGCTCACTAAGACCCCTACCCCCGTGTCTGTCCGAGTGCCGCGAGACTATCGCCTCGCTTCCCGCTCAGTTCCCTGCCTCCGCCCACGCGCGCAACATGACGTGTGCGATAGAAGTCCCCCCAGCGAGCCTGAGATCGGGGTCGTTCCGGGTGAGAGCGGCACGCACCCGTTCGCGAGACACCCACATGGCGTCCTCGATCTCACCCTCGGCCGGGGTCACCCGAGCCGCGACATCGGCACGAGCAGCGAACCCGATCATGATCGAGCGAGGGAACGGCCACGGCTGGCTTCCGAGATAGCGGATGTCACGGACCGCCACCCCGACCTCCTCCCTGATCTCCCGCTCGACGCACAGCTCCAGCGACTCGCCTGCCTCGACGAAACCAGCGAGCACCGAGTAACGCTTCGCGGGCCACACCGGACTCCGGGCCAGCAGCACGTTCTCGCCGTTGACACCGATGTCGTCATGCACGAGGCAGATCACGGCGGGGTCCGTCCTCGGGTACTCCTCGCGCCCGCATTCCTCGCACACGCTGGCCCAGCCGTACTGCCGAAGGCCGGTCGGCCCACCGCAGAGGGCGCAGTGCCGGGCACGGCGATGCCAGTTACGCAGCGCCACCGCCGTGGTGAGCAGCCCCGCGGCCGTGTCGCCGAGCACCATGCCGTGTGTCCGCAGGTCCACCCACACCTCGCCACGTGCGACGGGAACCTCTGTCGGCAGACCCCAGCCCAGGTCGAGCGGAAGGCTGCCGGCATCGGCACCAGGGTCCGCGAGCACGGCCCAGTAGTCGGTCTCCTGCCACTGCCCGAGGAAGACGGCCCCGTCGGGCAACTCCGGTGCGACGTCGGGCGCCGGTGTCGTGGACAGCGGCACATCGCGCGGGTCGGCACTCGTGATCAGCTCGTGGGGCACCGGGGAGCGGCCGTGGCTGTCCACCCTCACGACCCGCGCCGACGACCAGCCTGCCCGCATCCGTTCCGGGTCGGTGCGCAGCGCCTCCTGCCGGTCGGCTGTCGATCGTGACAACGCGGGTGGCGACGACAGCCGGAACGGAACGGCGTCGTTCGCCGAGGCGCCGGAGTGCGCAGGGGTCATCGAGATCGCCGGGTTCACCGGGCGGAACCTGGCTCGGCGCCGAGGACCACACCGCCCAGCGCGGTCAGCTTCGGCGCGAGCACATCGGCGTCACCGACCACGACCCCGGTGAAACGGTGGGGCGCGAAGAACTCCAGTGCGGCCTGCGCCACCTGCTCCGTGGTCACCGAGGCCAGCCGCTGCGGATGCTCGGCGAGCCATTCGATTCCCAGTCCCACGGCGGTCAGCGCGGCGAGCTGACTGGCGAGTCCCGCCTGGGACGACGACGCGATCAGCAACGTCCCCACCGCGTACTGCCGGACGGAATCGACCTCGGTGTCCGTGGGTGGCACGAGCGCGAGCCTGCCCAGCTCGTAGCGGGTCTCCAGCAGAGCGGCGGCGGTGACCTCGCTGGCGGTGTCGGCCTCGACCTGGACGGTCGCCTTGGCCCCGGTGAACTCGAACCCGGAGTGCGCGCCGTAGGTGTATCCCTTGTCCTCGCGGATGTTCTCCACGAGGCGCGACGAGAAGTAGCCGCCGAAGGTCAGGTTGGCGAGCTGGAGCGCGGGGTAGCGGGGGTCCGTCCTCGGCAGCGCCTGCGCCGAGAGCCGGATCTGCGACTGCACCGCGCCGGGCCTGCCGACGAGCAGGACATCGCCGGGCGAGAGGTCCGGCAGCGGGGGCAGCTCCCGCGCCCGCACGTCACTGGCCCAGCCCGTCAGCGCGCGCTCGACCTCGGCCACCGCGGTGTCCGGGTCAACGTCCCCGACCACGACCAGCGTGGAGCCGCCCGGCAGCACCGACGCCGCGTGCAGCGACCGCACCCCCTCCCCTTCCACGGCGGCGACGTCGGTGGCCATCGGCATCTCGCGCGTGTAGGGGTGGTCGCCGTAACGCCGGCGCTGCAACGCCTCCCGTGCGATCACCCTGGGCTGGGTGCGTGCCACCGCGAGCCGCTCGGAGATCCGGTCGGCCTCCCTGCGCACCTCCGCGTCCACATGCGACGCCTCGGTGAGCACATCGGCGAGCACGTCGAGCAACTCGGGCAGTTTCCCGGCCAGCGCGCTGCCCGAGACCCGGAGGTGTTCGGGATCGACGACGGTGCCGAGATCTCCGCCGATGAGCGCGAGGTCGGTGTCGATGCCGACGCGGTCGCGGCGGCGGGTGCCGGTGAGCAGCGTCTCGGCGAGAACCTCGGCGGTGGCCGGGTGCATCGGATCGTCACCCGCGAACGGGATCGTCAGGCGCAGCTCGACCATCGGCACCGTGGGCTTGCGCACGGCGAGCACGCGAAGCCCGTTGCCGAGCACCGTGTCCACGTGGGCGAGTTCCGTGGCGCGCTTCTGCTCTCCCAGCGGGGGTAGTGGCCTCGGGCCTTCCTCCGTGTGGCCGATCTCCTCGGCGGAGCGATAACTGGTCGCGCTCACTGGGCACCTCCCTGTCCCGGTTCCACCACGAGAACGGCACGCGAATCGGGTCGCAGCGCCTTCGCCGCCTCGGACACCTGCTCTGCCGTCACCGCCGCGATACGCTCCGGAAGCCGGTACACCAGCGCCGCGTCACCGTAGAGCAGCTCCAGCGAGCCGAGTCCGAGTGTGCGGGCCACGAGCCGGTCGTGATCGGAGTGCAGGTTGGCGCTCCACCTGGCGGTCACCTTGGCGAGTTCACGCTCCCCCGGCGGCGTGGTGGCGAGTGCGTCGAGTTCGGCGTCGAGCGCGTCGAGCACCCGCTCCGGCGACGTGTCGGGGCCGTGGATCGCGGTCACCGAGAACGTGTCGGGATTGCG comes from Saccharomonospora xinjiangensis XJ-54 and encodes:
- a CDS encoding MarR family winged helix-turn-helix transcriptional regulator, whose translation is MTDDDRDREAGEQPQSAHDLDFWSFVELANQRLAGEYGFRHQLATEVLLTLNRASNIVTYDLEAAVHRPHGLSWSAFRLLFVTWLAGPLEPKRAAVLTGMSRAAVSNLAKTLVADGLLDRSPDARDGRSVRLSLTEQGHKEIVEVFRAHNEREHEWTSVLTGTEQRILIMLLNKLITNRHQFDVRGRN
- a CDS encoding roadblock/LC7 domain-containing protein; translated protein: MSTTDQSLEWFLQSLLEQTPGARHALVLSRDGLKLCHTRNLGIDKADQLAAIAAGVQALAQSASAEFGDGSGGVRQSMTEFHGGLLFVVEAGEGAHLAVVARENADVGLVGHKMNELVEQIGAFLTAPPRHRRRSGQPA
- a CDS encoding GTP-binding protein; translation: MFGTRSTRTPLRSTVKDGTKIVIVGGFGAGKTTLVRSVSEIRPLSTEETMTEAGRGVDSTAGVAGKLRTTVAFDFGRVSLTDELVLYLFGAPGQRRFWFLWDRLFAGTLGAVVLVDTRRIEDSWYAIDRLEQFGMPFVVARNNFPGTAHGLDELREALSVGDTVPVVDCDARERDSAKQVLITLVHHLYTMSRARGARC
- a CDS encoding ATP-binding protein, producing the protein MLALAASVVITGCLWVWACAETPSSQRLPILLVGGVALALLCAATFVAAVHCAELQDVQQRAEKRETELTLLADETLPLAARRLREGASIDTVKAELSNHSNEFYERIVHVFTKELDVSERQREAAMAACANAAGRVQAIAIGMLADLREMEYRHDEDVLGDLLKLDHCTSQAGRLADSIAVLTGARTGRRWTRPIIMESILRGAMGRISAYQRVRLHSACTAAVVGYAAEDVMHVLAELMDNATKFSKPSEDVHVYVEQLSSGVVVIVEDAGIGMKPHALERAELAVSTTEPLDLAALSGTRLGLAVVGRLARKHQLRVRFRRSPRGGVSVVLRIPATLITKPCPEDEPTVRRRPVADAQSASQAARLPKRRRGQTLVTSPPPRARQRVEVKPRADAGARFSAFRSAVRPNTPPTTAD
- a CDS encoding MFS transporter; the protein is MASPVDAVSEGAGKDRPTAPSGFRRVLTGSMAGAILEWYDFAIYGVLAATVLGPLFFPGEDGITKLLLALATQGLGFVARPLGGIVFGHLGDRFGRKPMLVVTFLLLGTATAAIGVLPTYHDVGITATVLLVALRLVQGFALGGEFGGAVLLVSEYGEPKRRGFWAAWPQAGAPAGTVLATAMITVLALTTSDAAFESWGWRVAFLFALPLLIIGFWIRKGVEESPVFREAQSHIAPQTQEKKKSSILLALSRPRQVLHGLGMRLGENIAFYIYTTFVIAYATSFFGFARGDVVLAVTFASVFQFVGMIGGGAWSDRVGRKTAMLVPTAVLIAWAPIFFWLVHFESVPLLWIGVCVGAFFHGMLAGPEAAWITELFPTRYRYAGASLVFQGSSIIAGAPAPFIAVWLIENFGVGMVIGYLAVTMAITFVAVATSKETKGVDLNAVK
- a CDS encoding low molecular weight protein-tyrosine-phosphatase, with translation MADRTRHSRQGANSPTSIVFVCTGNICRSPMAEIVFRHRLTEHGLSETVIVRSAGIGDWHVGEPADPRARAILRAGGYPVRHVAAQIGPGHLTADLLLAADQGHLNHLRPLVGDPARLRLLRSFDPTAPDGAEVPDPYYGGDDGFAEVLAMIERAVDGLLGWVRDR
- a CDS encoding DUF742 domain-containing protein, which encodes MTTGIDTAHDRPDRLYTITSGRSRGEAAGMDLVTLVVSEREPEPGMQSEYTRILSLCADPTAVVEVAAELGLPVSVVKILVADLVATGAVTVRHPSAPRAADQLPDPAFLEKVLVGLRNL
- a CDS encoding SURF1 family cytochrome oxidase biogenesis protein, which translates into the protein MRWKLLLQPGWLALTLVVFGFAVTCYTVLAPWQFDRHAERQAQNDAVSTSFGQQPRPLDEVLPEGQRPGRGTEWRRVLVEGTYLPEHEVIARLRTVQGEPAFEVLTPLLTSSGRVVLVDRGYVRPVDGDVPPFAAPPGGTVVVEARIRGDEIDPQGRAAFADASTQGRLHAYAVNSRTVADATGLDISAGYVQLTEGQPGVLGALPLPVLEAGPYFSYALQWIAFGTMVILGWGYFTVRELKPGGALSGDGQGGARRKSVAELLAEDENGTSDKDDERDPESTVGTGGHSGTDVSRR
- a CDS encoding fructosamine kinase family protein, whose amino-acid sequence is MSDHEVLRAAQRHTGVRAAHERPLSGEATVVTLRDGREVVVKHGPGPGAAVAEASGLRWLAEHGDVPIPEVHGADDDWLVIDYIPRGRPTVEAAETFGRGLAALHLRQAPAFGSAPPGGRTDAWIGHARMRNEPHDDWPSFYARCRVEPYVRQAVDRGLFSAGEAAVFDEVCGRLPALAGAGEPPSRLHGDAWSGNVHWGADDRVWLLDPAAHGGHRETDLAMLRLFGTPLLDHVLGAYREAAEDLGRPLAPCDEQRVPLHQLFPLLVHTVLFGGGYASKARSAAHAALRAPG
- a CDS encoding Nif3-like dinuclear metal center hexameric protein; this translates as MASTVSDVIAALDAAYPRDLAESWDAVGLVCGDPADGVERVLVCVDPVTATVDEALEWGAQLVVAHHPLLLRGVHGVGTDTAKGRLVHRLVRAHAALFCAHTNADSAVPGVSDALAERIGVRVLRPLAPHAEGPGLTGIGRIGELPEAVPFAEFVRRVGAALPATRPGVLGAGDPDRLVRTVAVSGGAGDSYLAEATAAGVDVYVTADLRHHPAGEHLERGGPALVGLTHWASEWPWCEQAAEVIRQVGDIEVRVSTRCTDPWTLRAGQP
- a CDS encoding cobalamin biosynthesis protein CobD/CbiB, producing MSAARAVGLLLGVMADAMVGESVRGRADATIEKVARGVRGRLPSDGQLAGAVHVGVVAGAAVLAGTALERVARGRPLLSAVTTAAGTWAVLGGARLATDGTALARQLETGDGNATRQTLALWDSRRSQDLDTVGLARASVEAVAHNTSHTVVAPLLWGALAGMPGLLASRAAGVVGRVATEGGGSRRFGLPAACLDTAMNLLPTRVTAALTVAGAPVVGGSAGGAWRALRRDTVLHPDPNSGRVVAAYAGALEIRLGGRTVYPDGVRELPVLGEGRNPDAGHVTRAVELSRVVGWLAGATSAAAALLPAVRRGRRG